The sequence below is a genomic window from Sorangiineae bacterium MSr12523.
GGCGAAACGCGCTGAATGGGAATGGAGCACCTACAATTTCGAGCAGGCCGATACGAAAGCGCACTTTGCCTTTTTCGATCACGCCGAATCCGAGGTGAAACGATTGATCGGTCTCTCCGAGGATCCGCTCAAGCGCCTCGTATTGCCGGCCTATGACTTCGTTTGCAAAGCCGCGCACCAATTCAATGTGCTCGATGCCCGCGGTGCCATTGGTGTGACGGAGCGCGCCCGGTACATTGGCCGCGTGCGCGGTATTGCCAAGGCCGTCGCCGAATCGTACCTCGCCCAGCGCCAGGCCATGGGCTTTCCGCTGCTCAAGACCGGCGAGACCCCCGCGACGAAGCTGGATGCCGATGCGACGTTGCGCACGGAGGCTGTGACATGAAAACCGTCGCCGTGCTGGCCCTGGCCCTCGTCGCATGCGGGGGCGCGCGGCAGGAAGGCGGCGCGCAGTACCCGGCGCGGGAGGAGGGGTGCGCGGTGGAGCTGTTCCGCGACGCCCCCACGAAGCCCAGCGCGAACATCGGACCTGTCAATGCCAGCTGCGACGAGACCGTGGCGGAAGCGGAATGCATCCGCACTTTAAAAGATCAGGTCTGCAAGCTGGGCGGCGACATCGTGTGGGGGGTGGATCCGGAGCCCCTTCGCAAGAACGGCCGCCAGCAGTGGAGCGGCCGCGCAGCCCATACCAAGTAACACTCAACGATACGGACGAAGCTCCGCCTCGAAGGCATCCCGGTGCGTCAACGCATCGAGGCCCGGAAGAACCAGGACGTCACTGGGCGCGAGGTGGAGCGGGAAGGTGCGCTCGACGGGTGCATCCTTCTTCACCGATTCCAACGAAGCGCCCTTCGCGAGCCGCTCGAGCGCCTCGTGACGAAGGAAGCGCTCCCGCAGTTCGGCAAACGGAGGCTCGTGGGTGCGCGGCTCGTCGCCCGCTTGCAGCACGAGCCCGATGTGCGCGGCGGGCGAGTGCTCTCGCGAACGGAGCGCGTCGGCCATGCGTTTCGCGTCGGCCTCGGACGAAGCGTGAAGCCACGCCGCGTGCGCGAAAGGCCACGCCAAAAAGCGCGCGCGCTCCAGGTCCTTTCCCGTGGCGGGCGCAAAGCCGGGCGAGCACGGCGCGCCCGGCATGACCGCCTCGGCGCAAAAGCCGTCCGTTGCACAGAAGCGCGGACTCGACGCGGCATAGGCCACGGCCACCGGCGTGGGCGCATGCTCCAGCCATGCCTCGAATGCATCGTCGGGTTCTCCGTCGCCCAAATCATCGAGCAGCGGATTCGCGCGCGCCTCCCAGCGCGTGTTCGCGTCGGCGAGCACGTTCTCCAGCGCGCGGCGCTCCTCGTCGGTGAGCGACAGCGCCACGCCCGCAAAGAGCGACGCGTCCAGTTGCGACGACGCGGGCCGCGGGGCATGCGCGCCGCAGAGAACGATGCCGTTCTCCACGGGGCGCGCGCGCAGGAGAAAAAATGCCAAGGCCCCCGCCGCGAGCACGAAGGCGGCTGCGAGGAGAGCCTTCACGTCATCGTTTCTTGGCCGCGAACGCCAGATTATCCTCCGTGGAGGACACGGTGATGACGCCGCCGGCAACCGCGATGTTCAGCGTGTCTTCGTCCTTGGCGTCGGGCCGCTTCGGGCCCGGCTTCGACTTGGCCGTCACCGCGTAGCCGTTCACGGTGGCATCCCAAGCATCGCCCTCGCCGGTGATGGACCAGTCGCCGTTCAACTCCGTGCTGCTCGACGGCGCAGTGCGCGTGCGCACGCCGCTGAAGGTGACCGTCCTTTTGTAGTCGCGGTAATAGTCCTCGCACGAGGCGCCGGTCGTCTGGATGATCACCGTGCGCGTGGCGGTCACCGAATTGCCCGCGGCCGTGATGGCGAACTCGGTGCGATCTTTCGTGGCCGTGCAGTCGGCCAGGCCATGGAAGTTGGGCTTCCCTTCCCGGCCGTTCGCAACGTAGCCCGTCAAGGTACCGCCCGAGATGACCATCTCCGCCGGGCCTCCCGTGTTGTAGCTGGTGATATCCCACACGCCATCGAGCCCCGTCTGGGCCCCATCGCTGTCGCTACCGCAGGAAACGGTGCTCAAAGCGGCCACGAACAATCCCACGAAAGAAAGCTTTCCAACCATCACGCCTCCATAGCCCCGTCCGCTTCACTCAAGCAAGTGCGGCGGGTGCCTGCCCTCCTTGCTTGTGCGAACGATGGGTTTTCCGTCACGGCGGCAGGCACGTCAGGCCACGATACGCAGCGCCGGGAAGAAAATTCCCCCGAACCTGGCCGAAGCTACTCGAGGCACTTCTCCAGGGCGCCGGTGGTCTGGGCGCTCATCGCACATTTGAACTCCATCTCGGTCACCTCGGAGACGCAGCTGCGGAAATTTTCGTCACCGCGCGCTTCGTCCCGTTCACGCGTTTGCTCGGCCTGGACTTGCTCGGCGGAGGCATCGGGAAACCGCTCGCGCACCACCAGGGTCGCGTACCGATCGATGAGCTGCGTGCACTGGTCGGCATCGACCTTTTTCTTGCACGCGAGGAGGGATGTGGACACGAGCAGGGCGGATAGGCCCAGGGCAAAGCGGCCTATCAGCGCAGGCACTGGCTGATCTCGTCCGTCGTCTTGGCATTGCGGACGCACTTCATCATGGCGTCCGTCACTTTCCGGCCGAGGCAGCTGGTGCGCAAATCATCCTTCATTTCCTGGCGGACTTCTTCCTGCTTCTTCTGGATCGCCGCCGGATCGGGGTTGTTCATGGCCTTCATCTGCAATTCGACGTTGCGGTCGACGATGAGCTGACACTCGGCCTCCGTGGCTTCATGCGAGCAGCCGAGAACCAGGGGAGCCGGCCCGGCAGCAAGCGCGATGGCGAGCAGAGTGGACGGTATGCGCATCGTAAGCTGTTCCTTTCCGCACGAACGTTCCGACGTCTTTTGGCCGAAAGAAAGCTTGAATGCTACAAATAGATCGTGTCCCAAGACAGCGTGCCCCCGCCGGGTGGGCCGGCGGGTTCCAATTCTGCCGCCGACGGTGCCATCACCCCCGAAGATTTCCTTCGCCGGGCGATGACCGCGCGCACGCCGGCTGGACGCGCCCGCTATGCGCGGCGCGGCCTGGCGACGACCGCGCCTCTCGATCGCACCACCCACGCGATGCTGCTTCGGCAGCTTTATCTTTCGCAGTTCGAGACGCGGCGCTTCCGTAAGGCCCACGAGATTGCGCTCCAAGCCATCGAGCTCAATGTCCTAACGGACGTCCTCTACCAAGACGCGGCACGGGCCGCGCTTGCCTTGGGCGATCTCGAGAAGGCCATCCTTCATCTGCGGGCGGCCACCCGACGCGGTCCAGCATCGCGCCGGCCGTTTCATCTGTGGACGTTGGGGAGCATTCTTTTCCTGGCGCAACGTTACGATGAGGCCATCGCGTCGCTCACGCGGGCCACGCGCTGGGGCACGCGGGAGAAGCCTCTCTACCGAGCTCACCTCGCGCTGGCCCGCATCGCCAACGGCGAGCACGTCTCCGACGTGTCGGACACCATGCTCGAGCTCGCCCGTGCGCCGTGCGGGCAAGGCTACGGCCGCTTCGTTTTGGGGCATCTTGCCTACGCCGCCGGCGAATGGGTCACCGCCCGCCGCTACTTGGAGGCGTTCGTGAAGCGGACCGAGTCGGGCGGGGTGGCCCGGAGCATCGCGCTCGAGCCGGAGATCCGCATGGCGCGCGCAACCATTGGGAAGATGAGCGCGAACTAAGGTGTCTCGCGCCATGCGAAGGGCGTGGGGGACTGTGGGGGGGACCGATGATCCGGCCATCCTCGACTCAGCGGATCCCGGGGTCCCCAGATTTTTTACGCCCGCCTTCGCATCTGTAAGTGAATGATTTCCGCAAGTTATCCTAACCTCGGCCCCGCCGGCCCTCCCGGCGGAGCGAAACCTCCATGCGGGTGCGCGCGTTGCAGAAGTATGGGAATCAAGGGAACCGCACCATGAACCAAGCCACGCTCACGACCGCGCCGCGCGCGAACAACAAGCGCCTCTGGATCACCTTGGGCGCCGTCGCCGTCTCGGCGCTGCTCATTGCTGCATTTGGTCGTTCGCTCTGGAGCCTGTTCTCCGAGCTTTCACACGATAAGGAAGCCTACGGAAGGCTGGCGCAGGAAAACCCGGCCATCGCGGTCGTGATGTCGTTTGGCGTCGGGCTGGTGAGCAGCCTCACCCCGTGCGTCTTTCCGATGGTGCCCATCACCGTATCGATCTTCGGCGCGACCGAAGCCCAATCGCGCACGCGCGGCGCTCTCTTGTCGGGCACGTTCGTGCTGGGCATCGCCACCTTGTTCGTACCGCTCGGCATCGTCGCCGCCTTCACGGGCACGCTGATGGGTGCGGCGCTGGCCAATCCGTGGGTGGTTTCGGCCATGGCGATTCTGTTTCTCGCTCTGGCCGCCTCCATGTTTGGCGCGTTCGAGATTGCGCTACCGGCGAGCTTGACGAACAAGCTTTCGACGGTGGGCGGCGTCGGCTTCAAGGGCGCGTTCGTTCTCGGTTTGGTGATGGGCCTCATCGCCGCACCGTGCACGGGACCCTTCGTGACGGGCATGCTCGTGAGCATCGCCAACACGAAGAGCATCTTCGTCGGTGGCGTTTCGATGTTCTCCTTCGCACTCGGCCTGGGGATGCTCTTCTTCTTGGCAGGTACCTTCGCCGTGAACCTGCCGAAGGCCGGCGCGTGGATGCTCGGCATCAAGTGGGGCAGTGGCGTGGTGCTGGCCTACATGGCCTTCGCGTACATGCGCGACTCCTTCCCGAGCGTGCGCTCCTTGATCGACCCGGGCACGATCTACGGCACCGTGGGCGGCATTCTTCTCCTCATCGGCCTGGTCCTCGGGAGCATCCACATCGCCGCCGAGCGGCGTAAGTCACCCATCGCGCACTTGTCGAAGCCGATGAAGCTTGCCTCGATCATCCCCGCGGTGGTGGGTGCCTTCATGTTCCTCAGCTGGGGCCAGTTGTTCGCGAACAACCTGGAACGCGAGGCCGCCGCCCGCGAGGCGATCGCACAGAACAAGGACCTTGCCTCGGCCCCGCCCATCGCGTGGCAAGGCAACGCCGCCGAGGAATCGGCGCGCGCCCAGGCCCTCGCGGCGAACAAACCGGTGCTGGTGGACTTCGGCGCGAGCTGGTGCAAGGCCTGCAACGAGCTCGATGAGCAAACCTGGCCCGATCCGCGGGTGCGCGGCGCCGCGGCGAAGTTCGTCGGCATCAAGGTCGACGCCACCGACGACGAAGATCCCACGGTGAAGCGTCTGCAGAAGAAGTACGGCGTCGTCGGCCTGCCCACCGTGGTGATCCTGAACAGCCGCGGCGAAGAGAAAGCGCGCTTCAACGAGTTCGTGACCCCCGACAAGATGGCCGCCGCCCTCAAGGGCGTCGACTGAGTCACGCGAACCGCGTTGTCGAAGGGCCTTTTCCCTGCCGGGAGAGGGCCCTTCGGCTTTAAGAGATGACCGGCGGGTTGCCGTTGGCGAAGGTGTAGAAGCGCGATTCGGTGCCTTGGAGGCCGCCGGCGGGGATGGCCCAGGAGAAGGTGCGGCGCACGGAAAAGTCGAGACCGGGAACGAGGTGAACGCCGCCCGCCACCAGGTGCGGCTGGATCGACCAGCGCGAGACGAAGGCGATGCCCAGCCCCGCGACGGCCGCACCGAGGATGGCCTCGGTGCTCGCGAGCTCGAGATCGATGGCCAGCGGCTTTTTGCGAATGCCGGCGGTGCGCAAGGCGCGCTCGAGGATGGCGCGCGTGCCGGAGCCGGGCTCGCGCCACAAAATGGGGACCCCGGCGAGATCGCGCACTTTGCGGATGCGGAACGGGGCGGTGCGTCCGATGACCGGAACCAAGGCGTCGTCGACGTAGGGCTCGAGGTGAACACCCGCCGCGCGGGAGTGGCCCTCGACCAGGCCGAGAGGAACGCGACCGCTTTTGACGGCGGCGAGAACCTCCTCGGTGTTGGCCACCTCGAGGCGAAGGGGAATGGCCGGATGCGCCGCGCGGAACTTGGCCAGCACCGGCGGCAAGACGTGCGCAGCAATGGTGGTGCTCGCGGTGAGCGACAGCGCCCCGAGCGGCTCCTCGCCCGCGCGCACCGCCGCGGCGGCTTCGTCCAAGGTGCGCTGCACCGAGCGCGCGTACGCCGCGAGGCGTTCCCCCGCGCGGGTCGGAGCGACACCGCGCGCCGATCGGACGAAGAGCGCCACACCGAGCGCTTCCTCGAGTTTGCGGATCTGCGCGGTCACCGCGGGCTGCGAAAGGTGGACGATCTTCGCTGCAGCAGAAATGCGTCCTGCATCACGGACAGCGAGGAAGGTGGGTAGCAGCGTGGGATCGATCGCGACCATTTTCGACGCACGAAGCTATCAGCGAAACGGATGGCACATTGGGTCAAACGATTGGTCCCACGGATGGCTCGGTGCTCAGATCCGCAGGGTGATATGAGTCCTTCCTATTTTCTTCTTCCATTGGGATTCGTGTTGGCCCTTTCGCCTTGGGCTTCACCGGGTCTTTCTCTTTTGGGCGGCGCAGCCATCGGGCTCGCCTGGGGCAATCCGTACCTACGCATCACGCGAAAGCTCGCGCATGCGCTGCTCGTGGCAGCCATCGTCGGACTTGGCGCAGGTATGGACCTTCGCGTGGTTGCGCGGGTGGGCGCGCAGGGCATCGGCTACACGGCGGCGAGCATCGCGGGTGCGCTTTTGCTCGGCATGGCGCTGGCTCGGCTGCTGCGCGTGCAGTCGCGTCCGGGGCTGCTCATTGCGGTGGGCACGGCCATCTGCGGCGGAAGCGCGATTGCTGCGGTGGCTCCGGCACTGCGCGCAAAAGAGGACGAGGTCACCGTGGCCCTTGGCACGGTGTTTCTGCTCAACGCGACCGCGCTGGTTCTCTTTCCCGCGATTGGACACGCGGTGGGGCTTTCTCAGGAGAACTTCGGGCTCTGGTCGGCGCTGGCCATCCACGACACCAGCTCCGTCGTGGGTGCCTCGATGGCCTACGGCGCGCGCGCGCTCGAGGTGGCAACCACGGTCAAGCTGACGCGGGCCTTGTGGATCGTGCCCGTGACCTTGCTGATTGCACACTGTAGCGCCGCCGGGGGAGCCGGCGGCAAAACGGCAGCAGCGCCCAAGCCATGGTTCATCGCCGCATTTCTCGCGGCATCGGCGCTGGTGACCTTCGTTCCGGGCCTCTCGGGCCTCGGCGCTCCGGTGAGCCTGGCCGCGCGGCACGCGATGAGCGCGATGCTCTTCCTCGTCGGCACGGCCATCAGCCGCTCCGCCTTGCGCGCCGTCGGCGTGCGCGCCCTCGCGCAAGGCGTGCTGCTCTGGATCGTCGTCGCCGGAGCGTCTCTGGTGTTCGTCGCTAGGGGTTGAACACTTCGCTTGGCGGCGGGGGCTTGGGCTTGGGCTTGTCCGCGGGGGGGCGAGGCTTCGGCGGCGGCTTGGGCTCGGCCTTCGCCGTCGGCTTCGATTCGGGCTTCACGTCGCCCTTTGTGTCCTTGCCACTATCGGATTTGCCGCGCTTGGCGACGGCCTTGTTGTCGTCGCGATCCGGCGTCGGGCCGTCGCTCATGATGGCGCGCTGCAGATCGGCGACGAAGTCCTCCGCGCCGCGGGCGCCGTTGCGGGCCTCGCGCGAGATGCCGTCGAGCACCGAGTAGGACGCGGTGAGCTCGGCCTGCACGTCGGAGCCGATGCGACCGCCGCGACGGCCGAAGTCTTCGCGCACATGCGGCTCGAGCTCGCGCCCGGACTTGTGCAGCTCGTCGACCTTGGGCGGCACCACGCGCAGGTTCTTCGCGCGCTGCGACACCGCGTGGGCGCACATCTCGATCGAGCGAAAGAGCTCGCGCGTGGCGTCGTCCACGCTCTCGGCGTTGCCCGCGGTCAAATGCGCGTCGTCGCTGGTGACCTCCAGCTTGATGGGCCCCACGTCACGCGCCACCTGGTTCACGCGCTCGTGCGTGGCCTGCACGATGGAGACGTCGGCCGCATCGGGGCTCAGCTTGAGCGTGTCGACAAGGGCGCGGCACGCGGTCTTGCGCTCATCGGGCCAACCCACGGCGGCGACCTGAAGTTCGTGCACCTCTTTGAAGTACGCGTCGTACCGCGTTTCGCCGGTTTCGAAGAGCTCGCCCGCCTTCACCTTCGATGGCCCCCCGAGAAGGTTGCAAGCGCAAGCGAGCGACGCGAACGAAACGAGTACCTTGAAGGGAATGCGAGATCGGGGGATGTGGCCAGGCATGGTTCTCTTTAGGGGCGGGGGCACGATACGGACGTCGCCATCAGCTCGAACCCTTTCCCACCCGCTACCAGATATGCGACCGCGCCGCGACCATCCGGCAGCACGGTAGCCTGCCCCTGCCCCGCGTTCGCGCCTTCGCTCGACACGGTAAAGGCGGAGCCCTGCAGCGCGCCATCGGCATCCAGGGTTTGCGCGCGCACTTGATGGCTCGAAACGGGTCCCTCGGTCCACACGACGAGGAAGCGACCTTGACCGAGCGAGGTCACGCCGGGGGACATGAACGGTGCACCCAATCCGCCGGCGGGCACATTGAACGTCTTGGCAGCCTCCGCGGCGCGATCGGACGCCGACGTTCCCGTGGCCTGCCAACGCTGGTAGCGAAGGGACCACGGCTCGTCGGCATTCGCGCGATCGGCCCAGAGCACGAGCACGGTGTCTCCGCTCGCCGCGATGGAGGGCGAGCCCACCTGCGGGCCGAGGCCTTTGATCTCGGTGAGCTCGCCCTTGGTGACGAGGCTCTTGTCGCCGGCGGCCACGACGCCGGTCCAGATCGAGGTGCCGCGGCGGAACGTGATCGCGTAGCCGCGTTCGGCGCCATCGAGGGGGACGGCGCGCAGTGCTTCGACGGGGCCGTCGCCAGCGAGGGCCCAAAGCGCGCTGCTCTTGCTCTCGCCGCGCGCCGCCCAAACGAGATGGCCATTGGCGACGCCGAAATCGACGGGCGCAGGCCCCGACGACGTGCGCCGTCCTTCGATGGCGTCGCCTTTTCGATCGAGCGAAATGGCGGCCGCGGGCGAGCCGTCTTTGCCACCGGCATGCGCAGGTGGAACAGGGGTGACGCGGCGAACGACGTCGGCGGCCTTGGTGGTGTGCTCGGCCGACGTGGCGAGCGTCGCCGGATCGAGAAGCAAGGTGACGGCTTCTTTGGGCGCGCTGGCAAAGCCGAGGGCGAGGCCCTGGCCCGTCGCCGCGACCTCGACACCGCTTTGCACGACGACCTGCGGCGCAATCGACTTGGGCTGCCCCACGATGCTGCACGGAGGTGCTGCGGCCGCGGCAGGCGGCGGAACCTCGATGACCTCGGGCTTTTTCTCGGGCGCCGCGGCCGATGCGGACGCTCCCGCCGTGGTCATCGCCACGCGGGCCGCCGGATTCGCACGCTCGTTGGCGGCCGTGCGCGAGCTCGGCGCGGTCACCGCTTTGACGAGGGCCACACCGCCGATGACCACGACCAAGAGCCCGAGGCCGAAGATCACCGGGAAGAAAAACCGCGGCTTGCCTTGCTGCACGCGCTCGAGGTACGGCCACCGCGCGAACACGCGCTTCATCAGCGGAGACGGAGCATCGCTCGGGATCGTCTCCAGGCTGATGCTGCCGCCGTATCCACCGGCCGCGGGCATGTCGCGGGGCGGGGCGCTCGATTGAAGGTACGCGGGCATGGGAGCCGTGGCGCCCGATTGGCCACGCACCTCGGGCGGCGGCGCACTGCTCACCCGCCCTGCTAGCGCAGGCGCGCTCGAACGCACCGCGGGCGGCGGGTTCGATGGCGAGAGACGGCGCACCATCGGGCCTTCCTCGGTTTGCTCCACGAGCATCGAGCCGCTCAACTCCTCGACGCTTTCATCGCGGTGCAGACGCGGAACCGGTGGGCTCTTCGGAATGGCCGGCCCAATCTCCACGGCGCCTTCGCCCCACGGCGGCGGACGCGTCACGGCGTTCTTGCCGGCCTGCGCCCCGGGCGCGGGCACCACGATGGGCTGGCTCGTGCGCTCGGGCCGCCCCGGTGGGCTCGCGGCGTCGTCGGCCTCCGACGACGAGGGCGCCCCGCCGAATTGGATCAAGGTCTGCCTCTTGGGCTTGAGCGCGCCCGATCCCACGGCCTTTGCTTTGTCGCCGGGCTTCCCCTTGGCACCGCGTGGATCCTGAATCACGGGCACCCCGACCACGGTGCGCACGCCATCGCGCGGCGGCGGGACGGCGTCGGCGCGGGCGAGTGTCTCGGTGGCCTGCCCCTCCGTCACGGCGGTGAGGTTGACCGACGTGTTCGCCTCCGGCTCGATGACCATCGGCTCCGGGCGCGCAGGCGTTGGTACTTTGCTCGTGCCCGGCGAGGATTTGGGCGCGCTCGGAACGGCGCGCTTCAAATGCGCGGAGCCCGAGGACGGCGGCGCGCTCGGACTCGACGTGCGCGCTGTCGTGGGTGCGATGCCCACGATCGTTTTCTTGGCCGGGGCCGGCGTCGCCCTGGGGCGCGCAGGATGAGGGGCAGGAGTGTTCGTTCCCATGGTGTTCGCTTTGGCGACGGGTGGCTTTGAAACGAGGGGAATGTAGCGCGGTGGCGGCGGCGGTTCCTCGATCAGCGAGCGCCCCGCGACGTGCAGCTGGGCGGCGCCAGCCGCCAAGCCGCCCATCTGCGCACTTGTCTGCAATTCAGGGACATCGTGGGCGGGTATCCACTGTTTCCACCCGCGCCTCCACACTGGAGCATTGGGTGCGATGGATCCCGCGGCGAGGGCGGCCCGAAGTTCGTCGGCTTGCACGGGGCGTTGTTGCCCGCGCGGATCGGCCCAACGCCACTCGTTCTCACCACTCACACGACTTCTCCGGAACGCACTTCATTCAATCATAGCGCGAGCCGTGCCCCAACGTGAGATTGTCTACGCACTATGCGCGGGCCAGTACGACCGCATGTACGATATGTGCTTTGGCCGCATGGACGGCAATTGCTGCCTCGGCAAGAGTCGAGCCGGTGGTGGCCACATCGTCCACGAGCAAGACGCGGCGATTCGCGAGCAAATCCACCTGACGCGCTTCGAATGCGCCGCGCACATTGCGCTGACGGCCCTCTCGGGAGAGTGTCGCCTGTGCCTCGGTGGCTTTGATCCGCGTCAAAGCCCGTGCTTCGAATGCCGCGCCGAGTCGACGCGCGAGCAGCCGTCCCAATAGCGCGGCCTGATTGAACCCACGCTCGACCAGACGCGTGGCATGGAGAGGAACAGGCACCACGGTATCGATGGCGAGAGGCTTTAGCTGCGGCCAAGCACGCAAAAGCAAATGGGCGAGTGGCCGCGCCAATTCACTGCGGCCTTCGTATTTGAATCGCGTGACCGCCGTGGCAATCGCCCCGCCATAGAGAAAGGGAGCATGCAACGTGGCGAGGGGATGCGATGCACCCGGCCCATCCCGATTTGCGGACGCCGTGGCCGCGCACGCCGTGCAAAACACGGTGCGAAAGGGCACGCGTTCGTCGCAGGCGGCGCATCGTTCGGGGGCGACCAAGGCGCCGGCGGCATCGAGAAGGAACATGACGTCCTTCCATCGGTCCGACGCCGAAGGAGATTGCGACGATTCGCCCTCTGGTCGCGTTAGTCGCGTTCGTCGCGTTCTTCGCGGGTAATGGCGAAAATGACGTGGTCTTCCCAATGGTTGGCGATTTTCAGGTAGCGCACGGCATAACCTTCCCGTCGGAAGCCGCATTTTTCGAGCACGCGCATGCTCCCTGGGTTGCGCGGCATGACGGCGGCCTGCACGCGGTGCAGTGCCATCGGGCCGAAGGCAAAATCGACGACCGCATCGACGGCCTCGCTCATGTAGCCCTGACCTTGCAGGTCGCGGTCGATCCAATAACCGAGGTACGCGTTCTGAAAGACGCGGCGCACGATGTTGCTCAAGACGATGCGGCCGATGATTTTCGGCGCCTCTTCGTCCGCGAGGAAAATGTAGAACGCACAGTGCGTACCGCGCTTCCAGAGGATGCGGTCGCGCGCGACTTCTTTGGAGGCGGTGGTGAGCGAGGCGCGCACTTCGCCGGGCGGCGGCGCCGGGCTCCAGGGACGCAAGTGATCGGCGTTGCGGCGGGAGGCGCGTAGGAGCGCGGGAACGTCGGACTCGCGCCCGGGCCGCAAGATCAGGCGCGGCGTGCGAAGAACGGTGGCGAGCGGCGGCGAAGGTGCGCGTTCGATGGGGCGCATCGTGGGATTCTTCGTTGTCATAGAAGCTGCACCGGGTCGATGTCGATGGCCGTGCGAACGGTGCGCTCGACTTGCCCGCGCGCACGCTCCACGGCCAACAAGGTTCGTCGAAGCATCGCTCGATCGCTGGAGCGAAGCATCACGCGAAAGCGAAAACGCTGCCGCAAGCGCGCCAGCGGCGCAGGCGCGGGCCCCAAGATGGCCACCCGGCCCGGGCCTTCGCGCGATGCCGCTTCCGCCGCCTCGCGGGCGACGTTGGCCAGCATGGCGCAGGCCTCGCGGGCCGTGGCCTCGTCGGGGTGATCGACGCGGATCAGCCCGACCCGCGAAAACGGCGGGTAGCCGAGCTCGCGCCGGTCGACGAGCTCGCGCTCGAGGAACGCGTTCACGTCGTGGCGG
It includes:
- a CDS encoding tetratricopeptide repeat protein; amino-acid sequence: MSQDSVPPPGGPAGSNSAADGAITPEDFLRRAMTARTPAGRARYARRGLATTAPLDRTTHAMLLRQLYLSQFETRRFRKAHEIALQAIELNVLTDVLYQDAARAALALGDLEKAILHLRAATRRGPASRRPFHLWTLGSILFLAQRYDEAIASLTRATRWGTREKPLYRAHLALARIANGEHVSDVSDTMLELARAPCGQGYGRFVLGHLAYAAGEWVTARRYLEAFVKRTESGGVARSIALEPEIRMARATIGKMSAN
- a CDS encoding thioredoxin family protein, whose protein sequence is MNQATLTTAPRANNKRLWITLGAVAVSALLIAAFGRSLWSLFSELSHDKEAYGRLAQENPAIAVVMSFGVGLVSSLTPCVFPMVPITVSIFGATEAQSRTRGALLSGTFVLGIATLFVPLGIVAAFTGTLMGAALANPWVVSAMAILFLALAASMFGAFEIALPASLTNKLSTVGGVGFKGAFVLGLVMGLIAAPCTGPFVTGMLVSIANTKSIFVGGVSMFSFALGLGMLFFLAGTFAVNLPKAGAWMLGIKWGSGVVLAYMAFAYMRDSFPSVRSLIDPGTIYGTVGGILLLIGLVLGSIHIAAERRKSPIAHLSKPMKLASIIPAVVGAFMFLSWGQLFANNLEREAAAREAIAQNKDLASAPPIAWQGNAAEESARAQALAANKPVLVDFGASWCKACNELDEQTWPDPRVRGAAAKFVGIKVDATDDEDPTVKRLQKKYGVVGLPTVVILNSRGEEKARFNEFVTPDKMAAALKGVD
- a CDS encoding LysR substrate-binding domain-containing protein, encoding MVAIDPTLLPTFLAVRDAGRISAAAKIVHLSQPAVTAQIRKLEEALGVALFVRSARGVAPTRAGERLAAYARSVQRTLDEAAAAVRAGEEPLGALSLTASTTIAAHVLPPVLAKFRAAHPAIPLRLEVANTEEVLAAVKSGRVPLGLVEGHSRAAGVHLEPYVDDALVPVIGRTAPFRIRKVRDLAGVPILWREPGSGTRAILERALRTAGIRKKPLAIDLELASTEAILGAAVAGLGIAFVSRWSIQPHLVAGGVHLVPGLDFSVRRTFSWAIPAGGLQGTESRFYTFANGNPPVIS
- a CDS encoding putative sulfate exporter family transporter — encoded protein: MSPSYFLLPLGFVLALSPWASPGLSLLGGAAIGLAWGNPYLRITRKLAHALLVAAIVGLGAGMDLRVVARVGAQGIGYTAASIAGALLLGMALARLLRVQSRPGLLIAVGTAICGGSAIAAVAPALRAKEDEVTVALGTVFLLNATALVLFPAIGHAVGLSQENFGLWSALAIHDTSSVVGASMAYGARALEVATTVKLTRALWIVPVTLLIAHCSAAGGAGGKTAAAPKPWFIAAFLAASALVTFVPGLSGLGAPVSLAARHAMSAMLFLVGTAISRSALRAVGVRALAQGVLLWIVVAGASLVFVARG
- a CDS encoding GYF domain-containing protein; protein product: MSGENEWRWADPRGQQRPVQADELRAALAAGSIAPNAPVWRRGWKQWIPAHDVPELQTSAQMGGLAAGAAQLHVAGRSLIEEPPPPPRYIPLVSKPPVAKANTMGTNTPAPHPARPRATPAPAKKTIVGIAPTTARTSSPSAPPSSGSAHLKRAVPSAPKSSPGTSKVPTPARPEPMVIEPEANTSVNLTAVTEGQATETLARADAVPPPRDGVRTVVGVPVIQDPRGAKGKPGDKAKAVGSGALKPKRQTLIQFGGAPSSSEADDAASPPGRPERTSQPIVVPAPGAQAGKNAVTRPPPWGEGAVEIGPAIPKSPPVPRLHRDESVEELSGSMLVEQTEEGPMVRRLSPSNPPPAVRSSAPALAGRVSSAPPPEVRGQSGATAPMPAYLQSSAPPRDMPAAGGYGGSISLETIPSDAPSPLMKRVFARWPYLERVQQGKPRFFFPVIFGLGLLVVVIGGVALVKAVTAPSSRTAANERANPAARVAMTTAGASASAAAPEKKPEVIEVPPPAAAAAPPCSIVGQPKSIAPQVVVQSGVEVAATGQGLALGFASAPKEAVTLLLDPATLATSAEHTTKAADVVRRVTPVPPAHAGGKDGSPAAAISLDRKGDAIEGRRTSSGPAPVDFGVANGHLVWAARGESKSSALWALAGDGPVEALRAVPLDGAERGYAITFRRGTSIWTGVVAAGDKSLVTKGELTEIKGLGPQVGSPSIAASGDTVLVLWADRANADEPWSLRYQRWQATGTSASDRAAEAAKTFNVPAGGLGAPFMSPGVTSLGQGRFLVVWTEGPVSSHQVRAQTLDADGALQGSAFTVSSEGANAGQGQATVLPDGRGAVAYLVAGGKGFELMATSVSCPRP
- a CDS encoding ComF family protein, yielding MFLLDAAGALVAPERCAACDERVPFRTVFCTACAATASANRDGPGASHPLATLHAPFLYGGAIATAVTRFKYEGRSELARPLAHLLLRAWPQLKPLAIDTVVPVPLHATRLVERGFNQAALLGRLLARRLGAAFEARALTRIKATEAQATLSREGRQRNVRGAFEARQVDLLANRRVLLVDDVATTGSTLAEAAIAVHAAKAHIVHAVVLARA
- a CDS encoding GNAT family N-acetyltransferase, producing the protein MTTKNPTMRPIERAPSPPLATVLRTPRLILRPGRESDVPALLRASRRNADHLRPWSPAPPPGEVRASLTTASKEVARDRILWKRGTHCAFYIFLADEEAPKIIGRIVLSNIVRRVFQNAYLGYWIDRDLQGQGYMSEAVDAVVDFAFGPMALHRVQAAVMPRNPGSMRVLEKCGFRREGYAVRYLKIANHWEDHVIFAITREERDERD